In Pyrus communis chromosome 11, drPyrComm1.1, whole genome shotgun sequence, the sequence TATTTCACCAACTTATGCCAATCCAATTTCAAAAGGAAGGAATAGGGTGGAACCAAATAGAATCTACCCAACTGGGCTATCTGGTTGTTCAATTATAATTGCAATCCCGGCCCGGACCAAATTTATTGCCGACCCGGACTAAACGGTATCAAATTTTTGAAattgtattcaattaagattttgaaagattttgagagatttataaaacataaattttgatGAAGTTCAATGCATAAGAGAATGACAATGGTTTTGAAGGCTATTCATGGCAGGATCTTTCGTCTTCACAAGAAGATTGGATAAAACAAGTCGAGAGTAGTAAAATAAATAGCGACATGATAATGATTTCTTGTGTCAAAATCTTAAATAAtagcttaaaaaaaattaaaaaaatactgatATCATggcacttcgaatattactagatgcttcaaatattttttattttttgaacaaacaatattatttttagaTCACGAACACTATCATACTAATAGTTTGTTCCAGAAGAAGATTAGTGGAGATTGAATGGTTAGTTGTCAGTTggtaaaataattattaaataatttttctgttagaattaattaaatgaaTAAGTAATTAATGTGttgttaattttatgaattttgggAGAAGCATGCCACACGCCACCCTACAAAGCAAAAACAACGTCCTGACCCGCGCTGAGCCGCCGCCGTAAGCAGAACAAGAGTCGGCCGGTTGAGTTTTCTCCAATTCCTCCTCCGCCAAGCAATCAAAGTTCTCCCAAATCCCAAAATCGAGAAGAAAACTCCTTACATTTCCACGCGCTAATCGTTTCAATCAATCTTCGTACCCGTTTCCCAGAATCTTGGGGGATTTTTCGGATTCGGAAACAAGATGCTTTCTTGACCGAGTCGCCggcttcctccttcttctcttCGATTTCGAGCGACCTCCATGGCGGCCTCCATTGGCAACACCGAGATTAATTGGGACAAGTATGTTCTTTATtcgatcaatttttatttttgtccatTAATTGAGAAAATCCCATTTGTTATCGCTTTGTTTTTGCGTTTTGTAGATGTTTCTGGGTGTGCATTCATTGACATTAATGCTACGAAATCTTCAATTGATCAAAGAATTCGATAGGAAATTGGAAACCCATATATTGGTCGAGTGCTCAAATGAGTGAATTTTGTGCTCCATTGAGTTTTGATGATGCTATGAATTCTTTGATTAATTGAAGAGTTCGAAACGAGATCCGAAACCCGTAATTTATATATTGGTTGGGTGTTCAAATGAGTGAACTTTGTGGTGTATTGAATTTTATGCAGGCTTGATAAGACTAAATTTTATGTGGTTGGAGCTGGCTTGTTTACAGGGGTCACAGTGGCACTGTACCCAGTATCCGTGGTGAAAACCCGGCTACAAGTTGCTTCCAAAGATGCTCTAGAGGGAGATGCATTCTCTATGGCCAAAGGCATTTGGAAAGCAGATGGTATTCGTGGTTTATACCGAGGGTTTGGCACTGTGATCACCGGTGCAGTTCCTGCCCGGATTATATTTCTCACTGCTTTAGAGGCCACCAAGGTGGCTGCTTTCAAGATGGTTCAACCCTTGAACTTATCTGAGGCTACAGAGGCAGCTTTGGCTAATGGAGTAGCTGGAATGACTGCCTCGCTTTTCTCTCAGGCTGTCTTTGTTCCCATTGACGTGGTAAATAACTTTATAGGATCTATCGGTTTCATTTGAGTACTTTCGTACTTAGGGGTTTGAGATGCTAATTTTGAGTAATGGGTTTTCTTTAGATTAGTCAAAGATTGATGGTGCAAGGGTACTCGGGCCATGCAAAGTACACCGGGGGGATGGATGTTGCTCGTAAGGTTATAAAGTTGGATGGCATACGAGGACTTTATAGAGGGTTTGGACTTTCTATTATGACTTACTCTCCATCTAGCGCTGTATGGTGGGCTAGTTATGGTTCAAGCCAGCGCTTAATCTGGAGGTGAGAAATGGTATTTTGTTGTCCATTAACTCTAGTTGTATTTATTCTTACGCTAGGTCAGCTAATTCATAATTCGTTAATCAGTAAATTTTATATCTTTCAAATGAATGTTGGCCATACATAACTTAAGATTTTCTGTTGAACATTCTATTTATCATTTTACAAGGGCATGAAAAGTTTGGAGGTGTATCATTTTATTGTTCGTTTTAGGTGGCCTCTGGTTTGAGTGTGTTAGTGGAACATGATAATTATGTTAAGAAGTAATGAGTTGTCGGACATAAACATCAGTACTGCAACTTTGTCGGTTGTTAGGTTGGTTAGCAATTCTAAAGTCCATCAAGCCAATGAATATCTATAATTTTGTAAATGAACTTCGTTCCTCTTAGATGAAGTTATAAGGCGAAGGAGTTTAGGTGAATCAAATACCCTTTTTTTCAACAGTTTATCTTTATTGCCTGACAAAATATCTCAGTGTTACATTATCCTGGTTTATGAAGCAGTTTCTTAGGCCGTGGAACTGGTTCTGATGAAGCTGTTCCGAGCGTGGGGAAAATAGTGTTGGTTCAAGCTGCTGGTGGAATTATTGCAGGTGCAACAGCATCCTGCATAACAACTCCATTGGATACCATCAAGACACGACTGCAGGTATTCATATAAACAGTTAATGTAACTGGTTACTTTGCTGGCTTGCAGCTTGCTCATTCTTCATTTGACCAAGTCATCGACAAATTTGTGTTTACAATAATTATGTCGCTATATTGTAGACAATGGGACACGATAAGAGACCCACTGCAAGAGAAGTTGTTAAGAACTTGATCAGAGAAGATGGCTGGCAAGGTTTCTACAGAGGGCTAGGTccaagatttttcagtatgtccGCCTGGGGCACCTCGATGATATTGGCTTATGAATATCTGAGTACGAACTCTTAACCTATATTTTGGGTCCTCTTCTCTTTATGTTTCCGTCGCGTAATGTTTACCCAACTTCTAGGTTCAATCTACTTTTGGTGACCTATTTAAATTCCTGCTGTTCAACTTCTCAAGCAAAAAGCATTGGACTTGCGAATACCCGAAATTGTTAACTGATTTCTATTTTGTTGTTTCCTTACTTTCAGAGCGCTTGTGCGCAAAAGATGAATAGGTGTTGTCATTCCTCTTCCATCCACAACCTTTTCTTCTTGCCGTGGAGCGACTGTGCAACGACAGAAAATTTGGTCATGAAACAAACTGGTACCGAACATTTCCGAGGAATGCTAGAGATTGTGGACGCTGAAGCCTAATTTGTTAATTTCGATTGGGCAGTTTGATCCCAAGATATCTCAATATGCATACTTTTGGAAAGGTCCTCCGAATTCGTTCAAGAATTATTCTGCTACATAGTTTTGATATCgttctttaaaaatttaattgaacttatttgaattttttgttctaTAGCAAGTGTACCTTCACTCTCAGCGGGGAATTTCAACTTATTaatgcaacaacaacaaagctttatCTCACTAAGTGGATTCGGCTGTAGGAATCTTAGAACGTTTATATGCCCGGTTTTGTGTTAATCGTCATTGCGTTTGGTTTTGTGTcaagtcttccgttagctccaagtactcaAAAACGCATTATTAATGCAAGTTATATAATAATTTCATGTTGCTATATATTGTTCTCTTTAAAATATCAATGTAATTGCGAACCTTACTAAGTACAATAGAAATGCTTAATCCCTGCTGTTAACGACAAGTATTACTCGTTAAAATATCACAGGATTCATTAAAACACAAAGATATTGAGAAATTTACTCATTAAAGACGGTTATTAACCTCTGGAATTTACTCGTTAACGATGATTATTAACCTCTAATTGGCTTCTCCAAAACAGCTGAGAAGAAGAGCTCATCTCCAAGCTTATCGGTCTTGGGCACTACCCTCCATAGCAATGGCTTGTAGCCTAACCTCTTAAACTCGTCCAAATACAACTTCATGTCTTCCTTGTGACAGAAGAATCTGTCAATCCAAATAAGACCCTTCGGCCGAAGGACGCGGTCCCAATCAAACAATACAAACTGAAGGAGTTCAGCTCCAATCCAGCCATCCAAGAGCAAAGTGGAATGGATAATGTCGAGGGTGTTGTCGAAGAAAGGTAGCCTCGAACCGATTGATGTGTAAAGAGGAAGAAGGCCTCTTAAGGCGATGACCTCATTGAAAGGAGCCCCTAAGTTTAAGGTACTTGATGCAATGGTAACGTTTTTTCCCCTCATGATAGCAGCAAATGTTCCCGTGGTCGGGCTAAAGTCTAGGCCAATTCTTATCTCCCCCGGCTTTAAGCTTAGAACTTCATCGATGGTGAACTCTGCCGATTCAGACTCGTTTGTTGGTGTGTCCCATGCTTGTTTCGAAAGGTTAAAACAGTCCGAGCATTTGAAGAAGCCTCTTCGGTCCTCGGTTTCTTTCGAAACAAGGCAAGAGTAGTCTTTGCACTTGTAACTGTTCCATAAGATGTTAGCATTGCTAGGTTGAGTCCAAAGGGAGAAGTTTATAGGAAGTGGCTTGGTGTAGTGTGGCGGTGATTTTGTGAAGCATCTTCTTCTTGGCAATGGATCACATCCACGAACTAAAAGCTTTTGAGCTATTTCCGAATCATCTGGGCACGTGCCGCGGATCTTATAACTCATAAACCGTTCTAAATTGGTTGCCATTCGGGCACAAGCCAACCCAATTGATGGAGTTATTGCTTCTACCCCAAGAAAATTTTTCTTCCCAATATGcctgttttgttttggtgaaaTGTAAATACGAATCTCACCTGAAGTGAAGATTGTGCCACCTGGAACCTGTTCTTCAGCTTCAGCTTCACCTTCCTCTGGATTTGTGAAATCTTCATCCACG encodes:
- the LOC137707929 gene encoding probable methyltransferase At1g29790, translated to MVVIYPSWKEEESQSYEMPRESSFKPVRCLLATMLCAILLVSPVTVFIFGFHISYPQSFFCFNASISHDQFVLPHSLHTDVAHLQIQLGLLLQQLHNESSESKVLVKFSDQVLRIAISLDKLADSIKKKHQPDKDEVSTVDEDFTNPEEGEAEAEEQVPGGTIFTSGEIRIYISPKQNRHIGKKNFLGVEAITPSIGLACARMATNLERFMSYKIRGTCPDDSEIAQKLLVRGCDPLPRRRCFTKSPPHYTKPLPINFSLWTQPSNANILWNSYKCKDYSCLVSKETEDRRGFFKCSDCFNLSKQAWDTPTNESESAEFTIDEVLSLKPGEIRIGLDFSPTTGTFAAIMRGKNVTIASSTLNLGAPFNEVIALRGLLPLYTSIGSRLPFFDNTLDIIHSTLLLDGWIGAELLQFVLFDWDRVLRPKGLIWIDRFFCHKEDMKLYLDEFKRLGYKPLLWRVVPKTDKLGDELFFSAVLEKPIRG
- the LOC137707930 gene encoding uncharacterized protein, which encodes MAASIGNTEINWDKLDKTKFYVVGAGLFTGVTVALYPVSVVKTRLQVASKDALEGDAFSMAKGIWKADGIRGLYRGFGTVITGAVPARIIFLTALEATKVAAFKMVQPLNLSEATEAALANGVAGMTASLFSQAVFVPIDVISQRLMVQGYSGHAKYTGGMDVARKVIKLDGIRGLYRGFGLSIMTYSPSSAVWWASYGSSQRLIWSFLGRGTGSDEAVPSVGKIVLVQAAGGIIAGATASCITTPLDTIKTRLQTMGHDKRPTAREVVKNLIREDGWQGFYRGLGPRFFSMSAWGTSMILAYEYLKRLCAKDE